The Xyrauchen texanus isolate HMW12.3.18 chromosome 28, RBS_HiC_50CHRs, whole genome shotgun sequence genome has a segment encoding these proteins:
- the LOC127621805 gene encoding protein farnesyltransferase subunit beta-like translates to MEESPPPLRCFRESHSSELFNDDDVQTVTSKEQRKVERSIQEAYSVYQQIHTSPQPALLREQHYHYLKKGLRHLSDAYECLDASRPWLCYWILHSLELLEEPVPAAVSSDVCQFLARCQNPTGGFSGGPGQHAHLAPTYAAVNALCILGTEEAYNVINREKLLDFLFSVKQPDGSFVMHVGGEVDVRSAYCAASVASLTNIITPALFDGTHNWIISCQNWEGGLGGVPGLEAHGGYTFCGTAALVILGKEHMLDLKALLRWVTSRQMRFEGGFQGRSNKLVDGCYSFWQAGLLPLLHRALFREGDSTLSVSSWMFERKALQEYILLCCQNPGGGLLDKPGKSRDFYHTCYCLSGLSIAQHFGNKDLHNELILGRDENRLAPTHPIYNICPEKVAQAIQHFHRLPFPDQTGATPSAMDQS, encoded by the exons ATGGAAGAGTCGCCTCCACCTTTGCGATGCTTTCGTGAATCACACTCATCCGAGCTATTTAATGATGACGACGTGCAAACGGTGACCTCGAAAGAGCAG AGAAAAGTTGAACGCAGTATTCAAGAGGCATACAGTGTTTACCAGCAAATTCACACCTCACCGCA acccgCTCTACTTAGGGAACAACACTATCATTATCTGAAGAAAGGTTTACGCCATCTCTCCGATGCATATGAG TGTTTGGATGCCAGCCGGCCTTGGCTCTGCTATTGGATCCTGCACAGTCTGGAGCTGCTAGAGGAACCCGTGCCGGCAGCAGTTTCCTCAGA CGTGTGCCAGTTCCTGGCCAGATGTCAGAACCCGACAGGTGGCTTCAGTGGAGGCCCAGGTCAGCATGCTCACCTGGCACCTACTTATGCAGCGGTCAACGCCCTTTGCATCCTGGGTACAGAGGAGGCCTACAATGTCATCAACAG AGAGAAGCTCCTGGACTTCCTGTTCTCTGTGAAGCAGCCAGATGGGTCCTTTGTGATGCATGTGGGTGGGGAGGTTGATGTCAG GAGTGCATACTGTGCGGCTTCTGTGGCTTCACTTACAAATATTATCACACCCGCCCTGTTTGATGGGACCCACAATTGGATTATCAG CTGTCAGAACTGGGAGGGTGGTTTAGGTGGCGTACCAGGACTTGAGGCACATGGTGGCTACACCTTCTGTGGCACTGCTGCCCTGGTCATACTGGGCAAAGAACATATGCTGGATCTCAAAGCCTTGTTA CGTTGGGTGACCAGCAGACAAATGCGTTTCGAAGGTGGATTTCAGGGTCGGTCTAATAAGCTGGTGGATGGGTGTTACTCCTTCTGGCAAGCAGGGCTTTTACCATTACTCCACAGGGCTCTTTTTAGAGAAG GAGATTCAACTTTGAGTGTGAGTAGCTGGATGTTTGAGAGAAAAGCCCTGCAGGAATACATCCTTCTCTGCTGCCAGAATCCTGGTGGAGGCCTTCTGGACAAACCTGGCAA GTCTAGAGATTTCTACCACACATGCTACTGTTTGAGCGGACTCTCAATAGCACAGCATTTCGGAAACAAAGATCTCCATAATGAGCTTATCCTTGGTCGGGACGAAAACAGACTG
- the LOC127621604 gene encoding ras-related protein Rab-15-like — MAKQYDVLFRLLLLGDSGVGKTCLLCRFTDNEFHPSHISTIGVDFKMKTLEIDGIKVRIQIWDTAGQERYQTITKQYYRRAQGIFLVYDITSERSFQHIMKWASDVDEYAPEKVQKILVGNKSDEEQKRQVATEQGNKLAKAYGMNFFETSAFTNNNITESFTRLAELVLQANKKDLDLLGSSMNDEFNLDVLEEQEGLCKSSDNTHKSCWC; from the exons ATGGCCAAACAGTACGATGTGCTGTTTAGACTCTTGCTTCTCGGAGACTCCGGTGTCGGAAAAACCTGTTTATTGTGCAGATTCACGGACAATGAATTTCATCCCTCTCACATTTCCACCATCG GCGTCGATTTCAAAATGAAGACCTTAGAGATTGACGGCATTAAAGTACGAATACAGATATG GGACACAGCAGGTCAGGAGAGATATCAGACAATTACAAAGCAGTACTACAGAAGAGCACAG GGCATCTTTCTGGTGTATGACATCACAAGTGAACGTTCATTTCAGCACATCATGAAGTGGGCCAGCGATGTAGATGAG TATGCCCCTGAGAAGGTGCAGAAGATACTTGTTGGGAACAAGTCTGATGAAGAACAGAAGAGACAAGTAGCTACAGAGCAGGGAAATAAG CTTGCCAAGGCTTATGGGATGAATTTCTTTGAGACAAGTGCCTTTACCAATAACAACATTACAGAG TCTTTTACCCGATTGGCTGAATTAGTCTTACAAGCCAATAAGAAGGATCTTGATTTGTTGGGAAGCTCCATGAATGACGAGTTCAATCTGGATGTTTTGGAGGAGCAGGAAGGATTGTGTAAATCTAGCGACAACACCCATAAATCCTGCTGGTGCTGA